One Desulfovibrio aminophilus genomic region harbors:
- the cbiB gene encoding adenosylcobinamide-phosphate synthase CbiB, which translates to MSAVIFTLLPLLALGLDLLLGDPARLPHPVRGLGLLAERLEVWGRRLMPGGLFFWGGLSTLVLAGGAAALAHDLSRLPWIGWLLALYLAWSGLALRGLLDSCRAAANLLEQGDLPGARAALSGLVSRETAHLDADGVRRALAETVSENLNDAFVAPFFWLCLLGPGGLWFHKTVSTLDSMWGYRDERHERLGKFPARLDDLLAFIPARITALALILTGALLGLDWRAAKARAASDARLSESPNAGWPMSAAAWLCGARIGGPAIYFGAEKDKPWIGPEGGFWDADKLETLFQLCLLTAALTALFLFLGLGLPSLLL; encoded by the coding sequence ATGTCCGCCGTCATCTTCACCCTTCTGCCGCTGCTGGCCCTGGGCCTGGATCTGCTCCTGGGCGATCCGGCCCGCCTGCCCCATCCCGTGCGCGGCCTCGGCCTGCTGGCCGAACGCCTGGAGGTCTGGGGACGGCGGCTCATGCCCGGCGGCCTGTTCTTCTGGGGCGGACTGAGCACCCTGGTCCTGGCCGGCGGCGCGGCCGCCCTGGCCCACGACCTTTCGCGCCTGCCCTGGATCGGCTGGCTCCTGGCCCTGTATCTGGCCTGGAGCGGCCTGGCCCTGCGCGGGCTCCTGGATTCCTGCCGCGCCGCGGCCAACCTGCTGGAGCAGGGCGACCTGCCCGGGGCGCGCGCGGCCCTGTCCGGGCTGGTCAGCCGCGAGACCGCGCACCTGGACGCCGACGGCGTGCGCCGGGCCCTGGCCGAGACCGTGAGCGAGAACCTCAACGACGCCTTCGTGGCCCCGTTCTTCTGGCTCTGCCTCCTGGGCCCCGGCGGCCTCTGGTTCCACAAGACCGTGAGCACCCTGGACTCCATGTGGGGCTACCGCGACGAGCGCCACGAACGCCTGGGCAAGTTCCCGGCCCGGCTGGACGACCTGCTGGCCTTCATACCGGCCCGGATCACGGCCCTGGCCCTGATCCTCACCGGCGCGCTCCTGGGGCTGGACTGGCGCGCGGCCAAGGCCCGCGCGGCCTCCGACGCGCGCCTGAGCGAGAGCCCCAACGCGGGCTGGCCCATGAGCGCGGCGGCCTGGCTCTGCGGCGCGCGCATCGGCGGCCCGGCGATCTACTTCGGCGCGGAAAAGGACAAACCCTGGATCGGCCCCGAGGGCGGCTTCTGGGACGCGGACAAGCTGGAGACCCTGTTCCAGCTCTGCCTGCTCACGGCCGCGCTCACGGCCCTGTTCCTGTTCCTCGGGCTCGGCCTGCCGAGCCTGCTCCTCTAG
- a CDS encoding GNAT family N-acetyltransferase, whose protein sequence is MRLRPITDSDLPALDRLNRAAVPNVNDVGVAGLRRLTAQAAFFHLAEDDSGPLGFLLAMTPEADYDSPNFLWFKERYPDFCYIDRVVVSENARRLGVGSALYQAVIDFSGGRAPVLTCEVNLRPANPGSLAFHERFGFRQVGAQDTENGKKTVSLMIRPL, encoded by the coding sequence ATGCGCCTGCGCCCCATCACGGACAGCGACCTCCCCGCCCTGGACCGGCTCAACCGCGCCGCCGTGCCCAACGTCAACGACGTGGGGGTCGCCGGACTTCGGCGACTGACCGCCCAGGCCGCCTTCTTCCACTTGGCCGAGGATGATTCCGGCCCGTTGGGCTTCCTCCTGGCCATGACCCCGGAGGCGGACTACGACAGTCCGAACTTCCTCTGGTTCAAGGAACGCTATCCCGACTTCTGCTACATCGACCGCGTGGTGGTTTCCGAAAACGCCCGCCGCCTGGGCGTGGGCTCGGCCCTCTACCAGGCCGTCATCGACTTCTCCGGCGGCCGCGCCCCGGTCCTGACCTGCGAAGTGAACCTGCGGCCGGCCAACCCCGGCTCCCTGGCCTTCCACGAGCGCTTCGGCTTCCGCCAAGTGGGCGCCCAGGACACGGAAAACGGGAAAAAGACCGTCTCGCTCATGATCCGCCCGCTCTGA